In a genomic window of Weissella tructae:
- a CDS encoding cytochrome ubiquinol oxidase subunit I codes for MNLMTGLSMLDLARIQFAMTTVFHFFFVPLSIGLGIIVAIMETMYVIKKDDTYKRMAKFWGRIFLLSFAVGVVTGIIQEFQFGMNWSRYSRYVGDIFGPALAVEALVAFFLESTFLGLWMFGWDKFKKGLHLTFIWITAVGSAFSALWILAANSFMHNPVGFEIDKVLDRAVLVDFPALLTNHQLWLVFPHVFFATFLAGSFVVIGVSAFSLLRKTKELDFFKKSIHVASAVAIVGTFGILVTGDLHAYNLQNDQPMKFAAMEGISEDVGGEGISQPWAVLAYTNPKTHETEWALEVPYLLSILGNHSLTGFNKGTHTINQELHEKYDAEFGEDMSYWLPANTLFYAFRIMSASAMAFLLLALYAFWFTREKANFAIFYKYRWILWIFGLATFLPFIAITSGWLVTELGRYPWVVYGVLTIADAVSPNVSWASLFISNIVYFVTFSIIGGIMVFLSRRIMIEGPESVDAEAIEDAKAPTDPYAADSFEGGSK; via the coding sequence ATGAACTTGATGACAGGTCTTTCCATGTTAGACTTAGCGCGTATCCAATTCGCGATGACAACAGTGTTTCACTTTTTCTTTGTGCCACTGTCAATCGGATTGGGAATTATCGTCGCAATCATGGAAACTATGTATGTGATTAAGAAAGATGACACATACAAGCGTATGGCAAAATTCTGGGGACGTATTTTCCTTTTGAGTTTCGCAGTAGGTGTTGTGACTGGTATTATCCAAGAATTCCAATTTGGAATGAACTGGTCACGATACTCACGTTACGTTGGGGATATTTTTGGACCGGCGTTGGCTGTTGAAGCCTTAGTAGCGTTCTTTTTGGAATCAACATTCCTTGGATTGTGGATGTTCGGTTGGGATAAGTTCAAGAAAGGGTTGCATTTGACCTTTATCTGGATCACAGCCGTAGGGTCTGCATTCTCAGCATTGTGGATTTTGGCAGCTAACTCATTCATGCACAATCCTGTTGGTTTTGAAATCGACAAGGTGTTGGATCGTGCAGTCTTAGTTGACTTCCCAGCATTATTGACAAACCATCAACTATGGTTGGTATTCCCTCACGTATTCTTCGCAACATTCCTTGCGGGATCATTCGTGGTTATCGGAGTATCAGCATTCTCATTGCTACGTAAGACTAAGGAATTAGATTTCTTTAAGAAGTCAATTCACGTTGCTTCTGCAGTAGCAATTGTTGGAACATTTGGTATTTTGGTTACGGGTGACTTGCATGCCTACAACCTACAAAATGACCAACCAATGAAGTTCGCGGCCATGGAAGGTATTTCAGAAGACGTCGGTGGTGAAGGCATTTCACAACCATGGGCTGTCTTGGCATATACTAACCCTAAGACGCATGAAACTGAATGGGCACTTGAAGTGCCATATCTATTGTCAATCCTTGGAAACCACTCATTGACTGGATTTAATAAGGGAACACATACAATTAACCAAGAATTGCATGAAAAGTATGATGCAGAATTTGGTGAAGATATGAGTTACTGGTTACCAGCAAATACCTTGTTCTATGCATTCCGTATCATGTCAGCCTCAGCAATGGCATTCTTACTACTAGCATTGTATGCCTTCTGGTTTACACGTGAAAAAGCAAACTTTGCAATCTTCTACAAGTATCGTTGGATTTTGTGGATCTTTGGATTAGCAACGTTCTTGCCATTCATTGCGATTACATCTGGATGGCTAGTAACTGAATTGGGACGTTACCCATGGGTTGTCTATGGTGTATTAACTATCGCTGATGCGGTGTCACCAAACGTGTCATGGGCTTCACTATTTATTTCTAACATCGTTTACTTTGTAACATTTAGTATTATTGGTGGAATTATGGTCTTCTTATCACGTCGTATTATGATTGAAGGACCTGAATCAGTTGATGCAGAAGCAATCGAAGATGCTAAGGCACCAACTGACCCATATGCAGCTGATTCATTTGAAGGAGGATCAAAGTAA
- a CDS encoding NAD(P)-dependent oxidoreductase, giving the protein MSFHLLPGHTIGIISNDLMGQNMAQKAHAMGFNVVGFSEYPDTPVTFEADESFIGYEQLALFKEKADIITYTAPCWHLN; this is encoded by the coding sequence ATGTCATTTCATTTATTACCAGGCCACACTATTGGAATCATTAGTAATGATTTAATGGGACAAAACATGGCCCAAAAAGCACATGCCATGGGATTTAATGTTGTTGGATTCAGTGAATATCCAGATACACCGGTAACGTTTGAAGCTGATGAATCATTTATTGGATATGAACAATTAGCTCTCTTCAAAGAAAAAGCAGATATTATAACGTATACGGCACCATGCTGGCACCTGAATTAA
- the cydD gene encoding thiol reductant ABC exporter subunit CydD, translating to MIDRRIFKFANARKVLMLLAALTAVQAIVIVLQGRFLSGALTGLWNMLPLQSVVLPLIIFGSAFLLRQLLSVAKNYVLAPFADQATSELQEALIKKYTKLGPSVIAQQGTGKSVVLAVEGIDQVHDYFSLVLIKLFDMSIIPWIILAYLATLQWKEALFLFFIYPVIVLFMILLGFTAQAKADKEYDRFNRLSNHFIDTLRGLTTLKQLGLSKKYANNIYEVSEDYRKATISTLKIAILSSFALDFFTTLSIAIVALFLGMSLMNGTLMLLPALTMLVLAPDYFLPIRNFANDYHATLNGKNALADIFTILDMPEPTDQLTFQPKTRQWQANSELKLKHVDFRYDDANENTLTDINMNISGYQRVGLVGTSGSGKSTLLNLLGGFLTGSGEISLDGQQVPHLAQTNWQQMLQVMPQDPYIFHESVRENLAFYATNATDAEIMVAIERVGLQDWFESLPDGLDTVIGDGALQTSGGQAQRIGLARIILDEERHVILLDEPTAHLDIETEHHLKETMLPVFDNKLVVFATHRLHWLAQMDHIIVMRDGKIAEQGTLSELMAANGYFVELQAAMRGVTHD from the coding sequence ATGATTGATAGACGTATATTTAAATTTGCCAATGCTCGAAAAGTATTGATGCTATTGGCCGCACTAACAGCTGTGCAAGCAATTGTTATTGTTTTGCAAGGACGATTTTTAAGTGGCGCATTGACTGGATTATGGAATATGTTGCCACTACAGAGTGTGGTACTACCATTGATTATTTTTGGAAGTGCCTTTTTGTTGCGTCAATTACTATCCGTGGCAAAAAATTATGTATTAGCACCCTTTGCTGATCAAGCAACGAGTGAGTTACAAGAAGCCTTAATCAAGAAGTACACAAAATTAGGCCCCTCAGTTATCGCCCAACAAGGAACAGGTAAATCAGTTGTGTTGGCGGTTGAAGGAATTGATCAAGTGCATGATTACTTTTCATTAGTTTTAATCAAACTATTTGATATGAGTATTATTCCTTGGATTATTTTGGCATACTTAGCAACGTTACAATGGAAAGAAGCATTGTTCTTATTCTTCATTTATCCTGTTATTGTGTTGTTTATGATTTTGCTTGGGTTCACTGCACAAGCAAAAGCCGATAAGGAATATGATCGATTCAACCGTCTATCAAATCATTTTATTGATACATTACGTGGGTTAACAACACTAAAGCAATTAGGCCTTTCTAAAAAATACGCGAACAATATCTATGAAGTATCTGAAGATTACCGTAAAGCAACAATTAGCACATTAAAGATTGCTATTCTTTCCAGCTTTGCGTTGGATTTCTTTACGACATTGTCTATTGCAATTGTGGCTCTATTCTTAGGAATGAGCTTGATGAATGGGACGTTGATGCTCCTACCGGCATTAACGATGCTTGTATTGGCGCCAGACTACTTTTTACCTATCCGTAATTTTGCGAACGATTATCATGCGACATTGAATGGTAAAAATGCATTAGCAGATATTTTCACGATTCTAGATATGCCTGAACCAACTGACCAATTAACATTTCAACCAAAGACACGTCAATGGCAAGCAAATAGTGAATTGAAACTAAAACATGTAGATTTCCGTTATGATGATGCGAATGAAAATACGCTAACTGATATTAATATGAATATTAGTGGTTATCAACGTGTTGGTTTAGTTGGAACCTCTGGTTCTGGAAAATCAACATTATTGAATTTACTAGGTGGCTTCTTAACAGGTTCTGGAGAAATTTCACTAGACGGACAACAAGTTCCACATTTGGCACAAACCAACTGGCAACAAATGCTTCAAGTTATGCCACAAGATCCTTATATTTTCCATGAAAGTGTCCGTGAAAATCTAGCTTTCTATGCAACAAACGCGACAGACGCAGAAATTATGGTGGCTATCGAACGCGTTGGTTTGCAAGATTGGTTTGAATCATTACCTGATGGATTGGATACAGTTATTGGGGATGGCGCATTACAAACCTCTGGTGGGCAAGCGCAACGTATTGGACTTGCACGCATCATTTTGGATGAGGAACGCCATGTTATTTTGTTAGACGAACCAACAGCTCATCTAGATATTGAAACAGAACATCATCTAAAAGAAACGATGTTGCCAGTATTTGATAATAAATTAGTTGTGTTTGCGACACACCGATTACATTGGTTAGCGCAAATGGATCATATTATTGTCATGCGTGATGGGAAAATTGCAGAGCAAGGAACCTTATCAGAATTAATGGCAGCAAATGGTTACTTTGTAGAGTTACAAGCTGCAATGCGAGGAGTGACACATGACTAA
- a CDS encoding NADPH-dependent F420 reductase, which translates to MQNKTIGILGAGKVGIVLAQLAVRAGYNVIIAGSGSVEKISLTIEVLAPGATAMTAKDVTEKADIIILALPLSKYLTIEKEGLKDKLVIDAMNYWWEVDGFRTDLTNPLQSSSELIQEFLPESHVVKAFNHMGYHDLLDEAVSKGTAGRKAIAVAGNETPMVRIVEEIVDTLGFDPLYIGDLTQGQRLEPGSDAFGANEEIQQLKSMIDAFDETERGQLIKQARSETTQ; encoded by the coding sequence ATGCAGAATAAGACCATTGGAATTTTAGGTGCAGGTAAAGTAGGAATTGTATTAGCACAGCTTGCTGTACGTGCCGGTTATAATGTCATCATTGCAGGTTCTGGGAGTGTTGAAAAGATTAGCTTAACGATTGAAGTATTAGCTCCTGGTGCGACAGCAATGACAGCCAAGGACGTTACCGAAAAAGCAGATATTATTATCCTTGCATTGCCTTTAAGCAAATATTTGACCATTGAAAAAGAGGGACTAAAGGATAAGTTAGTTATTGATGCAATGAATTATTGGTGGGAAGTTGACGGATTCCGAACAGACTTAACGAATCCATTACAATCATCGAGTGAACTGATTCAAGAATTTTTACCAGAAAGTCATGTCGTAAAAGCGTTTAATCATATGGGATATCATGATTTGCTTGATGAAGCAGTTTCTAAAGGTACGGCTGGTCGCAAAGCAATTGCTGTTGCTGGAAACGAGACACCTATGGTTCGCATTGTAGAAGAAATTGTTGATACTTTAGGCTTTGATCCTTTATATATTGGTGATTTAACGCAGGGACAAAGATTAGAACCAGGTAGTGATGCTTTTGGGGCTAATGAAGAGATACAACAATTGAAGAGTATGATTGATGCGTTTGATGAAACTGAACGTGGTCAATTAATTAAACAAGCCCGTTCAGAAACCACTCAATAG
- a CDS encoding DUF4044 domain-containing protein: MATKKRKSTMQKIIKVFVVFMLAIMIVSSLLAILSIAF; this comes from the coding sequence ATGGCAACAAAAAAGCGCAAATCAACAATGCAAAAGATTATCAAGGTTTTCGTCGTATTCATGTTGGCAATTATGATTGTTAGCTCACTTCTAGCTATTCTTTCAATCGCCTTCTAA
- a CDS encoding ATP-grasp domain-containing protein produces the protein MLAPELTDELEGTVLPQGLDLVSITGDHAVSRAFNEACGLNILPYRIATSLDEVSEAARMLGYPVVVKPIFKHKHHDETVILHGVWDLGMVAPLVDGGTMLVENWLEPVREFSVTAIRSETGDVKAFPIRETQKQAQHLRKAWTVDNLDHDLIEALQEVVIRISTALDYVGAFSVNFFFSSEENLYVRDILPGIEATDAVYEGITSISVVEQHLRAITGQPLQAVKQYGAAMYLPITARERTSVLWNWGIQDSWAISFYRHDDGIKLGHVNVLATNTVELLQNIDATQIWTNNPDTKVES, from the coding sequence ATGCTGGCACCTGAATTAACAGACGAGCTAGAAGGCACTGTCTTGCCACAAGGATTAGATCTTGTATCAATTACAGGGGATCATGCAGTTAGTCGTGCGTTTAATGAAGCGTGTGGCTTGAATATCCTACCGTATCGTATTGCGACATCTCTCGATGAGGTGAGTGAAGCAGCACGTATGTTAGGTTATCCGGTTGTTGTAAAACCAATCTTCAAACATAAGCATCATGATGAAACAGTTATTCTACATGGTGTTTGGGATTTGGGGATGGTCGCACCACTTGTTGATGGTGGTACAATGCTCGTTGAAAATTGGTTAGAGCCTGTTCGAGAATTCTCAGTGACAGCGATTCGTAGTGAGACTGGGGATGTTAAAGCATTTCCCATTCGAGAAACACAAAAGCAAGCGCAACATTTGCGTAAAGCATGGACTGTTGATAACCTTGATCATGATTTAATTGAAGCGTTGCAAGAAGTTGTCATACGAATTAGTACGGCATTGGATTATGTGGGAGCTTTCTCAGTTAACTTCTTCTTTAGTAGTGAAGAGAATTTATACGTCCGTGATATTTTGCCAGGGATTGAAGCAACTGATGCTGTATATGAAGGGATCACATCAATCTCTGTTGTAGAACAGCATCTACGAGCCATTACCGGGCAACCACTACAAGCAGTTAAACAGTATGGCGCTGCAATGTATTTGCCAATTACAGCACGTGAACGGACGAGTGTGTTATGGAATTGGGGTATCCAGGACAGTTGGGCCATATCCTTTTATCGTCATGATGACGGTATTAAATTAGGCCATGTTAATGTTTTAGCGACGAATACGGTAGAACTATTACAAAATATTGATGCGACACAAATCTGGACTAACAATCCAGATACAAAAGTTGAGTCGTAA
- the cydB gene encoding cytochrome d ubiquinol oxidase subunit II — MTFLQILWFVLVGILFAGFFFLEGFDFGIGMSVKTVAQNEEEEDALIETIGPHWDGNEVWLITAGGAMFAAIPFWYASLFSGFYLILLIILLGLIFRGVSFEFREAMQTTKYRNLWTTVLAVSSFVVPFFFGVMFVDVVQGMPIDANGDLMAGFSDYINVFSIIGGVALSLISYMHGLNYMRLKMVPGVLTQRAAKQLSVLYPVLLAGEVAFAIGVYFKTDFFVEKPIITLMLLALIVALTLVGWWSESKSKELLAFLALGFTIITLVALLFTGLFPRVMIGNDPATSILLQNATSTQYTLVWMSWIALIMVPIVVGYQTWSFWVFRKRISVKHED, encoded by the coding sequence ATGACATTTCTACAAATTCTTTGGTTCGTCCTTGTTGGGATTCTATTTGCTGGATTCTTCTTCCTAGAAGGATTTGACTTTGGAATCGGTATGTCAGTGAAAACTGTCGCACAAAATGAAGAAGAAGAAGATGCACTAATCGAAACAATCGGCCCTCACTGGGACGGTAACGAAGTTTGGTTGATTACTGCCGGGGGAGCAATGTTCGCGGCTATCCCATTCTGGTATGCATCACTATTCTCAGGTTTCTACTTAATTCTATTGATTATCTTATTGGGATTGATTTTCCGTGGAGTATCATTTGAATTCCGTGAAGCTATGCAAACAACTAAGTACCGTAACCTATGGACGACTGTTTTGGCAGTATCATCATTCGTTGTACCATTCTTCTTTGGTGTAATGTTCGTTGACGTCGTACAAGGTATGCCAATTGATGCTAATGGTGACTTGATGGCTGGATTCTCTGATTACATTAACGTGTTCTCAATTATCGGCGGAGTTGCATTATCATTGATTTCATACATGCACGGATTAAACTACATGCGTTTGAAGATGGTGCCTGGTGTATTGACACAACGTGCTGCTAAGCAATTGAGTGTTTTGTACCCGGTATTGTTAGCTGGTGAAGTAGCATTTGCTATTGGCGTGTACTTTAAGACAGACTTCTTTGTTGAAAAGCCAATCATCACACTTATGTTGTTGGCATTGATTGTTGCGTTGACTCTTGTTGGATGGTGGAGTGAAAGCAAGTCTAAGGAACTATTAGCATTCCTTGCACTTGGATTTACTATCATCACATTGGTTGCATTATTGTTCACAGGATTGTTCCCACGCGTTATGATTGGAAATGACCCTGCAACATCAATCTTGCTACAAAACGCAACTTCAACACAATACACACTAGTATGGATGTCATGGATTGCTTTGATTATGGTTCCTATCGTGGTAGGATACCAAACTTGGAGCTTCTGGGTATTCCGTAAGCGTATTAGTGTTAAGCATGAAGATTAA
- a CDS encoding LLM class flavin-dependent oxidoreductase: MKATEIELGLDTFGDLAKDDAGEVMSYGAALRQVVKEAVIADKSGVDVITLGEHHRDEYAISSPETVLAAIATQTERIRLGSGVTVLSSDDPVRVFERFATVDGLSNGRAEVILGRGSFTESFPLFGFDLEDYDDLFEEKIAMFAKILEEKPMDWEGEYTQKLTNTEIFPKTESGHLKTMVGVGGSPESIIRAARYDFPVVLAIIGGDPARFQPYVELYKRAAERLGNPVHPIAMHSHGFIADTQEEAEEMAWENIKLSFDKIGKTRGWAPMTREHFNREMATGSMYVGTPEVVAQRMAKAIQTLNVGRFDLVYGAGEQPAAARERMIELYGTQVIPRVRELLVEAGYAE; this comes from the coding sequence ATGAAAGCAACAGAAATTGAATTAGGTTTGGACACATTTGGAGATTTGGCAAAGGATGATGCTGGGGAAGTGATGAGTTATGGAGCAGCCTTGCGTCAAGTTGTAAAGGAAGCAGTGATTGCGGATAAGTCAGGTGTTGATGTCATTACATTGGGAGAGCACCATCGTGATGAATACGCAATTTCAAGCCCAGAAACAGTGCTTGCGGCGATTGCCACACAAACAGAACGTATTCGCCTAGGTTCAGGAGTAACCGTGTTGAGCTCTGATGATCCTGTTCGTGTATTTGAACGCTTCGCAACTGTGGATGGACTTTCAAATGGACGTGCAGAAGTGATTTTGGGACGTGGATCATTTACGGAATCATTCCCATTGTTTGGATTTGATTTAGAAGATTACGACGATTTGTTTGAAGAAAAGATTGCGATGTTTGCTAAAATCTTAGAAGAAAAGCCGATGGATTGGGAAGGTGAATACACACAAAAGCTGACAAACACAGAAATTTTCCCAAAGACTGAGAGCGGACATCTTAAGACAATGGTTGGTGTAGGTGGCTCACCAGAATCTATCATTCGTGCTGCACGTTATGATTTTCCTGTTGTCCTTGCGATTATCGGTGGTGATCCAGCTCGATTCCAACCGTACGTTGAATTATACAAGCGTGCCGCAGAACGACTAGGTAATCCAGTGCATCCAATTGCGATGCATTCACACGGATTCATTGCAGATACACAAGAAGAAGCGGAAGAAATGGCTTGGGAAAACATTAAACTATCATTTGACAAGATTGGTAAGACACGTGGATGGGCACCGATGACCCGTGAACATTTCAATCGTGAAATGGCAACAGGCTCAATGTATGTTGGGACACCAGAAGTAGTAGCACAACGTATGGCAAAGGCAATTCAAACATTGAATGTTGGACGATTTGATTTGGTATACGGTGCAGGTGAACAACCAGCGGCTGCACGTGAACGTATGATTGAATTATATGGAACACAAGTTATTCCACGTGTTCGTGAGTTACTAGTGGAGGCAGGTTATGCAGAATAA
- the cydC gene encoding thiol reductant ABC exporter subunit CydC has translation MTNYRQLIKKDHWVFPYLKKYSGLLSLVIFLGFLTVFCGGALMFTSGYLISRSAQRPENILMIYAPIVLTRAFGIGRPSFRYLERLVSHNWVLRIVSNFRKRLYQIVERGTKSIHAKVQTGQVFNVLANDLFKIENFYLQMLFPTIIGWLIYLAGSIAVGLFSPITAILLLIVLGLNTILLPLITIAIKGASDFKQKQLEEQIYTELTDAVLGLQDWVLSGRTDELLEKQNKDFARLNALQEKDNHFDWWRGCVAEVIIAITAIILIVFANTMFGGNEDTVSWIAAFGLVMFPLADSLVSISAGFGEWPRYADSIQRLNELEEQSSQEAHYEQAPLPIDTTINFQNTSFSYDDKHTVLENINVTIKPGEHLAILGPSGAGKSTLLKLIMGDEAPTSGEVLIGGNATTSYQENRSNLIAVLDQQPYLFATSVANNLRLGNLHATEEQLWAVLAQVKLDKLVASLPAKLETPMNEAGKRFSGGERQRFALARILLQDTPIVILDEPTVGLDPITELAVLEMIFETLADKTIVWVTHHLTGIEMTDEVIFIDDHQISLQGTPSELIKTEPRFAQLLALDHGELI, from the coding sequence ATGACTAATTATCGACAATTAATCAAAAAAGATCATTGGGTCTTTCCTTATTTGAAGAAATATTCTGGCCTATTATCATTAGTGATTTTCCTAGGATTTTTAACTGTATTCTGTGGTGGCGCATTGATGTTTACATCAGGGTATTTGATATCTCGTTCTGCCCAACGTCCTGAAAATATTTTGATGATTTACGCACCAATCGTGTTAACACGTGCCTTTGGGATTGGACGACCAAGTTTCCGTTACTTAGAACGCTTAGTATCTCATAATTGGGTGTTGCGTATCGTTTCTAATTTCCGTAAGCGTCTGTATCAAATTGTGGAACGAGGAACTAAAAGTATTCATGCGAAGGTTCAAACAGGACAAGTGTTTAATGTCTTGGCCAATGACTTATTCAAAATTGAAAACTTTTATTTGCAAATGCTGTTTCCAACAATCATTGGTTGGCTAATTTACTTAGCTGGATCAATTGCAGTAGGCCTATTTAGCCCAATCACAGCTATTTTATTGCTTATCGTCTTAGGATTGAACACAATTTTGCTACCGTTGATCACAATTGCCATTAAAGGTGCTAGTGATTTTAAGCAAAAACAATTAGAAGAACAAATCTATACTGAATTAACTGATGCAGTACTAGGTCTACAGGATTGGGTGTTATCTGGTCGAACGGATGAATTGTTAGAAAAGCAAAACAAAGACTTTGCCCGTCTAAATGCATTACAAGAAAAAGATAATCATTTTGATTGGTGGCGTGGATGTGTAGCTGAAGTTATCATTGCGATTACTGCCATTATCTTGATTGTATTTGCGAATACAATGTTTGGTGGGAATGAAGATACTGTTAGCTGGATTGCTGCCTTTGGATTAGTGATGTTTCCTCTAGCTGATTCACTTGTAAGTATCAGTGCTGGATTTGGAGAATGGCCACGATACGCTGATTCTATTCAACGTTTGAATGAATTAGAAGAACAAAGTAGTCAAGAAGCACATTATGAACAAGCCCCATTACCAATAGATACAACGATTAACTTTCAAAATACGTCATTTAGTTATGATGATAAGCATACTGTACTAGAGAATATTAATGTCACGATTAAGCCAGGGGAACACCTTGCAATCTTAGGACCTTCTGGTGCGGGAAAATCAACATTGTTGAAATTGATTATGGGAGACGAAGCGCCTACATCAGGTGAGGTCTTAATTGGTGGCAATGCGACAACCAGCTATCAAGAGAATCGTTCGAACTTAATCGCAGTGCTAGATCAACAACCTTATTTGTTTGCTACGAGTGTTGCCAATAATCTACGTCTAGGTAATTTACATGCAACGGAGGAACAACTATGGGCTGTCTTGGCACAAGTTAAATTGGATAAGCTCGTTGCTAGTTTGCCGGCTAAATTAGAAACCCCCATGAACGAAGCTGGAAAGCGTTTTTCTGGTGGTGAACGTCAACGATTCGCATTGGCACGTATTCTATTACAAGATACGCCAATTGTTATTTTAGATGAGCCAACTGTTGGATTGGATCCGATTACAGAATTAGCTGTATTAGAAATGATTTTTGAAACATTAGCTGACAAAACTATTGTATGGGTAACACATCATTTAACGGGAATTGAAATGACTGATGAGGTGATTTTTATTGATGATCATCAAATTAGTTTGCAAGGTACGCCATCAGAATTGATTAAAACAGAACCACGCTTTGCACAATTACTAGCATTAGATCATGGTGAATTGATTTAG
- a CDS encoding helix-turn-helix domain-containing protein, whose translation MIVNGDVLKQRREQLGISQGQLAQGICHQSLISRLEKDHHITSMTILQNLCARLQINVSSLVTFADQEHMPLNVIRELVEAHQYTRAKVYLQAKRLKKCLPEFALPEYHLLRGRVFLGLDEIPQAMQSLQLAMGDVGRHQPQLMVEIFTEMGAAWLAQNEIINATECLERACTIIHGLSESQTASINMIIVYTYRRQAELYIKVGDAEKAMKRVKEAMALLPSENVYHEMVALQELRIQCADILELTDDKKDAMVLAYAAAKFSRDTRLEDTVKSYQDLL comes from the coding sequence ATGATAGTAAATGGGGACGTACTAAAACAACGACGTGAGCAATTAGGGATATCACAGGGACAATTAGCGCAGGGAATTTGTCATCAATCGCTAATTTCTCGTTTGGAAAAGGATCATCACATAACTAGTATGACTATTTTGCAGAATCTATGTGCACGACTACAGATTAACGTATCGTCATTGGTGACTTTTGCAGATCAAGAACATATGCCTTTAAATGTTATTCGAGAATTAGTAGAGGCGCATCAATATACACGAGCAAAAGTATATTTACAAGCCAAACGGTTAAAGAAATGTTTACCAGAATTTGCACTACCTGAGTATCATTTGTTACGGGGACGTGTATTTTTAGGATTAGATGAAATACCACAGGCGATGCAAAGTTTGCAGTTAGCAATGGGTGATGTTGGTCGGCATCAGCCTCAATTGATGGTTGAAATTTTTACCGAAATGGGTGCAGCATGGTTAGCTCAGAATGAGATTATTAATGCAACTGAATGTTTAGAGCGAGCTTGTACGATCATTCATGGTTTGAGTGAGTCACAAACAGCCAGCATTAACATGATTATTGTTTATACATATCGTCGACAAGCCGAACTATACATAAAAGTAGGCGATGCAGAAAAAGCCATGAAACGCGTAAAGGAAGCAATGGCATTATTACCATCCGAAAATGTATATCATGAGATGGTTGCCTTACAGGAACTTCGTATTCAATGTGCTGATATTTTGGAATTAACAGATGATAAAAAAGATGCCATGGTATTAGCCTATGCGGCAGCAAAATTCTCTCGTGATACACGTTTAGAAGACACTGTGAAATCTTATCAAGACCTCTTGTGA
- a CDS encoding glycoside hydrolase family 73 protein: MIAGGVWGIQSLSKVSTQKSPQEEQRYEFLSAIGPGAKRIQAVYDVPASIIMAQAALESDFGNSELGAKHHNLFGVKASPGMEQVTLTTKEFVDGEWITIHANFREYPDWTASMIDHAQLIRRGTTDQPDRYAQVNTSGTYKDAANGLVSGGYATDPKYADKLIAVIETYDLETYDK, encoded by the coding sequence ATGATTGCTGGCGGTGTTTGGGGCATACAATCCCTTTCTAAGGTGAGTACGCAAAAATCCCCACAGGAAGAGCAACGTTATGAATTCTTATCAGCGATTGGACCAGGGGCTAAGCGTATTCAAGCGGTGTACGACGTGCCCGCATCAATTATTATGGCGCAAGCAGCATTAGAATCTGATTTTGGTAATTCAGAATTGGGTGCTAAACATCATAATTTATTCGGTGTTAAGGCTAGCCCAGGTATGGAACAAGTCACATTAACAACCAAGGAATTTGTAGATGGGGAATGGATCACAATACACGCCAACTTTAGAGAATATCCCGATTGGACCGCATCCATGATTGATCACGCACAGTTGATACGACGTGGTACAACTGATCAGCCAGACCGATACGCGCAGGTAAATACATCCGGCACATACAAAGATGCAGCAAATGGATTGGTATCAGGTGGGTATGCAACAGACCCTAAATATGCAGATAAATTGATTGCAGTTATTGAAACATATGACTTAGAGACGTATGATAAATAA